TCCCCTCTGGAAACGAATAGCTGCTACATCAAAGGACGACCTCGACCGGTTCGTCTTTTTTGTTTAATTTTCTTGGTGCTGCACCGATTGGAGCGGCTTCGGTTTTCCAGGCACCTCATGGCAATGCCGGCACCGTGGTTCATACGATTCTGAAGCACCGACTAGGATGATCGGATCATCATAGTTCGCTGGTTTTCCATCAATCAACCGTTGTGTCCGAGAAGCCGGATCACCACACGACAGACAGATGGCTTGCAGCTTCGTCACGAATTCTGCGCGCGCCAGTAATTCCGGCATCTTGCCGAATGGCTCTGCCCGGAAATCTTGATCAAGGCCTGCACAAATGACGCGTTTTCCGTCTTGTGCGAGTGCTTCGATGACTTGTACGATCTCATCATCAAAGAATTGAACTTCATCGATTCCGACGATTTGTGTTTCCTCCGCTACTGCTGCGTAGAGATCGCGACTCGTCGCCATCGGAATCGCCACGACGGAGTTGCCGATATGAGAGACGACATGCTCTTCATGGTACCGGTCGTCGATTGCCGGCTTGAATACTTGAACGGGCAGTTTGCCGTACTGCGCCCGTCTAACACGACGAATCAACTCTTCCGATTTCCCGGAAAACATACTGCCACAAATTACTTCGATCCAGCCGTACTGATTTATTACATGCATCATCGTCCGACACCGTCCTCTAAAAATAGTCACTTTAACGAGTATAGCCCGAAACGGTATCGAGAAAAAGGGTTGACTTCCGGAAATCAAAATTCATTTTTTCTTTACCTAGAATTTTTGTCCTTTCATTCCAACCGTCCCCTATTTCCTGTACACTGAAGAAGAAGACTCTCACGAAAGAAGGTGTCCCCGATTCATCATCTCTTACATGACATCCTGCACCAATATGGTGCCCTTGGTCTCTCCGTCCTTCTCGCAGGTGGTATCGTGGGATTGCCGGTTCCTGATGAGACCCTACTCGTCCTGTCCGGTTTTTGGATGCATCAAGGCAATCTACCACTCGTCGGTACGATTCTCGCCGCTTACGCCGGTAGTTGCATCGGGATGACGATCAGCTATTTACTCGGATTAAAACTCGGTATGCCACTACTGCATCGTGTCGGACCGAAAATGCGCATCTCAGAAAAACATATTCTTTCCGCTGAAGCCGGATTTCGTCGTTACGGAAAATCGGTCTTGATCATCGGTTACTACATACCCGGTCTCCGCCAACTCTCTGCCTTTTTTGCAGGTGTCTCGAAAATGCCAT
This region of Exiguobacterium acetylicum DSM 20416 genomic DNA includes:
- a CDS encoding thymidine kinase, translated to MHVINQYGWIEVICGSMFSGKSEELIRRVRRAQYGKLPVQVFKPAIDDRYHEEHVVSHIGNSVVAIPMATSRDLYAAVAEETQIVGIDEVQFFDDEIVQVIEALAQDGKRVICAGLDQDFRAEPFGKMPELLARAEFVTKLQAICLSCGDPASRTQRLIDGKPANYDDPIILVGASESYEPRCRHCHEVPGKPKPLQSVQHQEN
- a CDS encoding DedA family protein, coding for MSPIHHLLHDILHQYGALGLSVLLAGGIVGLPVPDETLLVLSGFWMHQGNLPLVGTILAAYAGSCIGMTISYLLGLKLGMPLLHRVGPKMRISEKHILSAEAGFRRYGKSVLIIGYYIPGLRQLSAFFAGVSKMPFRVFASYAYTGALIWISVFLGAGYFVGRHLSFHKVMDYILAHPEVMPYLTGIAGGIAFSFVLKTYLAYRSQFSLYKNSLLP